Proteins from a genomic interval of Micromonospora sp. NBC_00389:
- a CDS encoding RNA polymerase-binding protein RbpA: MPSGNVIRGARVGSGPVRPDERHHPAPRQDVTYWCRNDHRINIRIAADAAAPPLWDCPRCGLPAGQDAQNPPGRTRAEPYKSHLAYVKERRTAEEGEALLAEALAALRRRRGE; the protein is encoded by the coding sequence GTGCCGAGTGGCAACGTCATCCGCGGCGCCCGGGTCGGGTCCGGGCCCGTCCGCCCGGACGAGCGGCACCATCCCGCCCCCCGACAGGACGTCACCTACTGGTGCCGCAACGACCACCGGATCAACATCCGGATCGCTGCGGACGCCGCCGCGCCGCCGCTGTGGGACTGCCCCCGCTGCGGCCTGCCCGCGGGCCAGGACGCGCAGAACCCGCCGGGCCGGACCCGCGCCGAGCCCTACAAGAGCCACCTGGCGTACGTGAAGGAGCGGCGCACCGCCGAGGAGGGCGAGGCGCTGCTGGCCGAGGCACTGGCCGCGCTGCGCCGCCGCCGAGGCGAGTGA
- the secG gene encoding preprotein translocase subunit SecG, with protein MPIWFAYTLIVLLIITSVLLTLLILLHRGKGGGLSSMFGGGVSSSLAGSSVAEKNLDRYTVLVSIVWFAAIVGLGLWLRLQMNSGA; from the coding sequence ATGCCGATCTGGTTCGCATACACGTTGATCGTGTTGCTGATCATCACGAGCGTTCTGCTCACCTTGCTCATCCTGCTGCACCGCGGCAAGGGCGGCGGTCTGTCGAGCATGTTCGGCGGTGGCGTCAGCTCCAGCCTCGCCGGCTCGTCCGTGGCGGAGAAGAACCTGGACCGCTACACCGTTCTGGTGAGTATTGTCTGGTTCGCTGCCATCGTCGGGCTGGGGCTCTGGCTCCGCCTCCAGATGAACAGCGGCGCCTGA
- the tpiA gene encoding triose-phosphate isomerase, translating to MASTTRRPLMAGNWKMNLNHLEANLLMQKLAASLTEKQLTAVETVVLPPFTDLRTVQTAVDGDKLLIGYGGQDLSPHAAGAYTGEISGQMLAKLGCTYVVVGHSERRAYHHEDDALVNAKVKAALTHGLTPILCVGEGLDVREQGTHVAHCSEQLAGGLAGLTAEQVRQVVIAYEPVWAIGTGKTATPEDAQEVCGAVRQRLAERFDQDTADQVRVLYGGSVKASNIASIMAQPDVDGGLVGGASLDAEEFAQICRFPEHITR from the coding sequence ATGGCGAGCACCACCCGTCGGCCCCTGATGGCCGGCAACTGGAAGATGAACCTCAACCACCTCGAGGCCAACCTGCTCATGCAGAAGCTGGCCGCGAGCCTCACCGAGAAGCAGCTCACCGCGGTGGAGACGGTCGTGTTGCCGCCCTTCACCGACCTGCGCACGGTGCAGACCGCCGTGGACGGGGACAAGCTGCTGATCGGCTACGGCGGGCAGGACCTCTCCCCGCACGCCGCGGGCGCGTACACCGGGGAGATCTCCGGCCAGATGCTGGCCAAGCTCGGCTGCACGTACGTGGTGGTCGGGCACTCCGAGCGGCGGGCCTACCACCACGAGGACGACGCGCTGGTCAACGCCAAGGTGAAGGCGGCGCTGACGCACGGCCTGACCCCGATCCTCTGTGTGGGGGAGGGGCTGGACGTGCGCGAGCAGGGCACCCACGTGGCGCACTGCTCGGAGCAGCTCGCCGGGGGCCTCGCCGGGCTCACCGCCGAGCAGGTCCGCCAGGTGGTGATCGCGTACGAGCCGGTGTGGGCGATCGGTACCGGCAAGACCGCGACGCCGGAGGACGCCCAGGAGGTCTGCGGGGCGGTTCGCCAGCGGCTGGCGGAGCGCTTCGACCAGGACACCGCCGACCAGGTCCGGGTCCTCTACGGCGGCTCGGTCAAGGCGTCCAACATTGCCTCGATCATGGCCCAGCCGGACGTGGACGGCGGCCTGGTGGGGGGCGCCAGCCTGGACGCGGAGGAATTCGCGCAGATCTGCCGGTTCCCGGAGCACATCACCCGCTGA
- a CDS encoding phosphoglycerate kinase: MSIRTLDDLLAEGVSGRRVLVRADLNVPLDKQTGDITDDGRIRAVLPTLGALVEAGAKVVVCSHLGRPKGKPDPQFSLRPVAGRLGELLGAPVHFATDTVGDSARSTVAGLADGQVALLENLRFNAGETSKDNAERGAFADQLVAFGDAYVDDAFGAVHRKHASVYDVPARLPHVAGRLVLREVEVLSRLTSDPERPYVVVLGGSKVSDKLAVIEALLPTVDRLLIGGGMCFTFLKAQGLEVGTSLLEKDMVETCGNLLERAAGKILLPVDVVVADAFAPDAAHDTVRVDGIPSHRLGLDIGPETVAGFAAALSQAKTIFWNGPMGVFEMAAFANGTRGVAEAITKTDAFTVVGGGDSAAAVRALGLDESSFGHISTGGGASLEYLEGKTLPGIAALEN, from the coding sequence GTGAGCATCCGGACCCTCGACGACCTGCTCGCCGAGGGGGTGTCGGGTCGGCGCGTGCTGGTGCGCGCCGACCTGAACGTCCCGCTCGACAAGCAGACCGGCGACATCACGGATGACGGCCGGATCCGCGCGGTGCTGCCGACGCTCGGTGCGCTGGTCGAGGCCGGCGCCAAGGTGGTCGTCTGCTCGCACCTGGGCCGCCCGAAGGGCAAGCCGGACCCGCAGTTCAGCCTCCGCCCGGTAGCCGGGCGGCTCGGTGAGCTGCTCGGCGCGCCGGTGCACTTCGCCACCGACACCGTCGGTGACTCCGCCCGGTCCACCGTCGCGGGCCTGGCCGACGGTCAGGTCGCCCTGCTGGAGAACCTGCGCTTCAACGCCGGCGAGACCAGCAAGGACAACGCCGAGCGGGGTGCCTTCGCCGACCAGCTCGTCGCGTTCGGCGACGCATACGTGGACGACGCGTTCGGTGCCGTGCACCGCAAGCACGCCAGCGTCTACGACGTGCCAGCCCGGCTGCCGCACGTGGCCGGCCGGCTGGTGCTGCGCGAGGTCGAGGTCCTCTCCAGGCTCACCAGCGACCCCGAGCGGCCGTACGTGGTGGTGCTCGGCGGGTCCAAGGTCTCCGACAAGCTGGCGGTGATCGAGGCCCTGCTGCCCACGGTCGACCGACTGCTCATCGGTGGCGGGATGTGCTTCACCTTCCTCAAGGCCCAGGGCCTGGAGGTGGGCACCTCGCTGCTGGAGAAGGACATGGTCGAGACCTGCGGCAACCTGCTGGAGCGGGCCGCGGGCAAGATTCTGCTCCCGGTCGACGTGGTGGTCGCGGACGCGTTCGCCCCGGACGCCGCGCACGACACGGTCCGCGTCGACGGCATCCCGAGCCACCGGCTCGGGTTGGACATCGGCCCGGAGACGGTGGCCGGTTTCGCCGCCGCGCTGTCCCAGGCGAAGACGATCTTCTGGAACGGCCCGATGGGCGTGTTCGAGATGGCGGCGTTCGCCAACGGCACCCGCGGCGTCGCCGAGGCGATCACCAAGACCGACGCGTTCACCGTCGTCGGTGGCGGCGACTCGGCGGCGGCAGTGCGCGCGTTGGGGCTGGACGAGTCGTCCTTCGGGCACATCTCCACCGGCGGTGGCGCCTCCCTGGAATACCTCGAGGGCAAGACCCTCCCCGGCATCGCGGCCCTGGAGAACTGA
- the gap gene encoding type I glyceraldehyde-3-phosphate dehydrogenase yields MTIRVGINGFGRIGRNFFRAVLASDADIEVVAVNDLTDNATLAHLLKYDSILGRLPYEVKATADEITVGGKTIKAYAEKDPASLPWGEVGADVVIESTGFFTDATKAKAHVAGGAKKVIISAPAKNEDVTVVMGVNHDQYDPAKHTIISNASCTTNCLAPMAKVLHDTFGIQHGLMTTIHAYTQDQNLQDAPHKDLRRARAAALNIVPTSTGAAKAIGLVLPELKGKLDGYALRVPIPTGSVTDLTVNVGRETTVDEVNAALKAAADGPLKGILVYNEDPIVSTDIVTDPASCIFDAPLTKVVGNQVKVVGWYDNEWGYSNRLVDLVKLVGSSL; encoded by the coding sequence GTGACCATCCGGGTTGGCATCAACGGCTTCGGCCGGATCGGCCGTAACTTCTTCCGGGCAGTGCTGGCGTCCGACGCCGACATCGAGGTCGTGGCGGTGAACGACCTGACCGACAACGCCACGCTTGCCCACCTGCTCAAGTACGACAGCATCCTGGGTCGCCTGCCCTACGAGGTCAAGGCCACCGCCGACGAGATCACCGTCGGTGGCAAGACCATCAAGGCGTACGCGGAGAAGGACCCGGCGTCGCTGCCGTGGGGCGAGGTCGGCGCCGACGTCGTCATCGAGTCGACCGGCTTCTTCACCGACGCCACCAAGGCCAAGGCGCACGTCGCCGGCGGGGCCAAGAAGGTCATCATCTCCGCCCCGGCGAAGAACGAGGACGTCACGGTCGTCATGGGCGTCAACCACGACCAGTACGACCCGGCGAAGCACACCATCATCTCCAACGCTTCGTGCACCACCAACTGCCTCGCCCCGATGGCGAAGGTCCTGCACGACACGTTCGGCATCCAGCACGGTCTGATGACGACGATCCACGCGTACACCCAGGACCAGAACCTCCAGGACGCCCCGCACAAGGACCTCCGCCGGGCCCGGGCCGCCGCGCTGAACATCGTGCCGACCTCGACCGGTGCGGCCAAGGCCATCGGTCTGGTGCTGCCGGAGCTCAAGGGCAAGCTCGACGGGTACGCCCTGCGGGTGCCGATCCCGACCGGCTCGGTCACCGACCTCACCGTCAACGTGGGTCGCGAGACCACCGTGGACGAGGTCAACGCCGCGCTGAAGGCCGCCGCGGACGGCCCGCTCAAGGGCATCCTCGTCTACAACGAGGACCCGATCGTCTCCACCGACATCGTCACCGACCCGGCGTCGTGCATCTTCGACGCGCCGCTGACCAAGGTGGTCGGCAACCAGGTCAAGGTCGTCGGCTGGTACGACAACGAGTGGGGCTACTCCAACCGCCTGGTCGACCTGGTCAAGCTGGTCGGTTCGTCGCTGTGA
- the whiA gene encoding DNA-binding protein WhiA, translated as MAMTAAVKDELSRVDVPKPCCRRAEMAALLRFAGGLHIVSGRVVVEAELDTGAVARRLRREIAEVYGYPSEIHVLASGGLRKGSHFIVRVVKDGEALARQTGLLDVRGRPVRGLPPHVVAANVCCAVSAWRGAFMAHGSLTEPGRSSALEITCPGPESALALVGAARRIGITAKNREVRGVDRVVVKDGDAIAALLTRIGAHSSVLAWEERRVRREVRATANRLANFDDANLRRSARAAVAAAARVTRALEILADEAPNHLTDAGRLRLEHRQASLEELGALAEPPLTKDAIAGRIRRLLALADKRARDLGIPDTEAAVTPDMLVV; from the coding sequence ATGGCGATGACGGCTGCGGTCAAGGACGAGCTGAGTCGGGTCGACGTGCCCAAGCCCTGCTGTCGGCGGGCGGAGATGGCCGCGCTGCTGCGCTTCGCCGGCGGCCTGCACATCGTCTCCGGCCGCGTGGTGGTGGAGGCGGAGTTGGACACCGGGGCGGTGGCCCGCCGGCTGCGCCGGGAGATCGCAGAGGTCTACGGGTACCCCAGTGAGATCCACGTGCTGGCCTCCGGCGGCCTGCGCAAGGGCAGCCACTTCATCGTCCGGGTGGTGAAGGACGGCGAGGCACTGGCCCGGCAGACCGGCCTGCTGGACGTGCGCGGTCGCCCGGTGCGCGGGCTGCCCCCGCACGTGGTGGCGGCGAACGTCTGCTGCGCGGTCTCGGCCTGGCGGGGCGCGTTCATGGCGCACGGCTCGCTCACCGAGCCGGGCCGGTCCAGCGCCCTGGAGATCACCTGTCCGGGGCCGGAGTCGGCGCTGGCGCTGGTCGGCGCGGCCCGCCGGATCGGCATCACCGCCAAGAACCGCGAGGTGCGCGGGGTGGACCGGGTGGTGGTCAAGGACGGCGACGCGATCGCCGCGCTGCTCACCCGGATCGGCGCGCACTCCAGCGTGCTGGCCTGGGAGGAGCGCCGGGTCCGCCGCGAGGTGCGAGCCACCGCCAACCGGCTGGCCAACTTCGACGACGCCAACCTGCGCCGCTCGGCACGCGCGGCCGTGGCCGCCGCGGCCCGGGTGACCCGGGCGCTGGAGATCCTCGCCGACGAGGCGCCCAACCACCTGACCGACGCCGGTCGGCTGCGCCTGGAGCACCGGCAGGCGTCGCTGGAGGAGCTGGGCGCCCTGGCCGAGCCGCCGCTGACCAAGGACGCCATCGCCGGGCGGATCCGCCGCCTGCTGGCACTGGCCGACAAGCGTGCCCGGGACCTCGGCATCCCGGATACCGAAGCAGCCGTCACGCCCGACATGCTCGTGGTCTGA
- a CDS encoding gluconeogenesis factor YvcK family protein codes for MTPRRVVAFGGGHGLSASLRALRHCAPELDLDITAVVTVGDDGGSSGRLRAERGGLPPGDLRQALVALAGDHPATRRSAGLFQHRFATPPADAAQYTEPASGGPDGGAGPASAGPDGGAGLATGSPTGGAGPAAARPDGLAGHAVGNLVLCGLMELLGDPVAALEHAGAMLGAVGRVLPMSRQPVGIEAQVRGVDPAAPDEVRTVRGQHQVAVTTGRVESLRLTPAAPAACAEALAAIGAADWLIFGPGSWYTSVLPHLLVPQLADAIVSSPARRLVTLNLAAEKETLQLSVADHLAALHWYLPELKVDLVLADAKAVGDPEPVERAAESLGARLVLAPVAITDGTPRHDPAALGAALVPVLGADR; via the coding sequence ATGACGCCCCGCCGGGTGGTGGCGTTCGGCGGTGGGCACGGCCTGTCCGCCTCGCTGCGTGCGCTGCGCCACTGCGCTCCCGAACTCGACCTGGACATCACCGCCGTGGTCACGGTCGGCGACGACGGCGGCTCCAGCGGCCGGCTGCGCGCCGAGCGGGGCGGCCTGCCCCCCGGCGATCTGCGGCAGGCCCTGGTCGCGCTGGCCGGGGACCACCCGGCCACGCGCCGCAGCGCCGGGCTGTTCCAGCACCGCTTCGCCACGCCGCCCGCGGACGCGGCGCAGTACACGGAGCCGGCGTCGGGCGGCCCGGACGGTGGCGCTGGCCCGGCGTCGGCCGGCCCGGACGGTGGTGCCGGCCTGGCGACCGGCAGCCCGACCGGTGGTGCTGGCCCGGCGGCGGCCCGCCCCGACGGGCTGGCCGGGCACGCGGTGGGCAACCTGGTGCTCTGCGGGCTGATGGAGCTGCTCGGCGACCCGGTGGCCGCGCTGGAGCACGCCGGGGCGATGCTCGGCGCGGTCGGTCGGGTGCTGCCCATGTCTCGCCAGCCGGTGGGCATCGAGGCGCAGGTGCGTGGCGTCGATCCGGCCGCTCCGGACGAGGTGCGCACGGTGCGCGGCCAGCACCAGGTGGCGGTCACCACCGGGCGGGTCGAGTCGCTGCGGCTCACCCCGGCCGCCCCGGCGGCCTGCGCCGAGGCCCTCGCGGCGATCGGCGCGGCGGACTGGTTGATCTTCGGGCCGGGCAGCTGGTACACCAGCGTGCTGCCGCACCTGCTGGTGCCGCAGTTGGCCGACGCGATCGTGTCCAGCCCGGCCCGGCGACTGGTCACCCTGAACCTCGCCGCGGAGAAGGAGACCCTCCAGCTCTCCGTCGCCGATCACCTCGCGGCGCTGCACTGGTACCTTCCCGAGCTCAAGGTGGATCTTGTGCTGGCTGACGCCAAGGCGGTGGGTGACCCCGAACCGGTCGAACGTGCGGCAGAATCGCTGGGTGCCCGCCTGGTCCTCGCCCCCGTCGCCATCACTGACGGGACTCCCCGCCATGATCCGGCTGCCCTGGGCGCCGCGCTGGTGCCTGTACTGGGTGCCGATCGTTAG
- the rapZ gene encoding RNase adapter RapZ has translation MSEARTAGDGIDVPAATDGPPAAESETTLVVVTGLSGGGRSTVARALENVGYYVVDNLPQALMLDMAELAFKAGGAARRTAMVLDVRSRAFSTDLVGAIRELKERGFSPRVIFVDADDEVLIRRFESVRRSHPLQGDGRLADGIAVERGLLEEARDQADVIIDTSHLNVNQLRRRIEELFGGEDARRLRVTVLSFGFKYGLPPDADFVLDARFLPNPYWVPELREHTGREEAVSAYVLGQEGADAFVASYADLVNATTAGFEREGKRYLTVAVGCTGGKHRSVAIAEELAGRLRQSGLAANAQHRDLGRE, from the coding sequence GTGAGCGAGGCGCGCACAGCCGGCGACGGGATCGACGTCCCGGCGGCCACCGACGGGCCACCGGCGGCGGAGTCGGAGACCACGCTCGTGGTGGTCACCGGGCTCTCCGGTGGCGGCCGCAGCACGGTCGCCCGGGCGCTGGAGAACGTCGGCTACTACGTGGTGGACAACCTGCCGCAGGCGCTGATGCTCGACATGGCCGAGCTGGCGTTCAAGGCCGGCGGCGCGGCCCGGCGTACCGCGATGGTGCTGGACGTGCGCTCGCGTGCCTTCTCCACCGACCTCGTCGGGGCGATCCGGGAGCTCAAGGAGCGCGGTTTCTCGCCCCGGGTGATCTTCGTCGATGCCGACGACGAGGTGCTGATCCGGCGGTTCGAGAGCGTCCGGCGCTCGCACCCGTTGCAGGGTGACGGGCGGCTGGCCGACGGCATCGCCGTGGAGCGCGGGCTGCTCGAGGAGGCCCGCGACCAGGCCGACGTGATCATCGACACCAGCCACCTGAACGTCAACCAGCTCCGCCGGCGCATCGAGGAGCTGTTCGGCGGGGAGGACGCCCGCCGGCTGCGTGTCACCGTGCTGTCGTTCGGCTTCAAGTACGGCCTGCCGCCGGACGCCGACTTCGTGCTGGACGCCCGCTTCCTGCCCAATCCGTACTGGGTGCCGGAGCTGCGCGAGCACACCGGACGGGAGGAGGCGGTCAGCGCGTACGTGCTGGGCCAGGAGGGCGCGGATGCCTTCGTCGCCTCGTACGCCGACCTGGTCAACGCCACCACCGCCGGCTTCGAGCGGGAGGGCAAGCGGTACCTGACGGTCGCCGTGGGCTGCACCGGCGGCAAGCACCGCAGCGTGGCCATCGCCGAGGAGCTGGCCGGCCGACTGCGCCAGTCCGGGCTGGCGGCCAACGCCCAGCACCGCGACCTGGGGCGCGAATGA
- the recQ gene encoding DNA helicase RecQ has protein sequence MASPTDLRTEDALPVLRRVFGYDAFRGFQQEVIDHVVAGGDALVLMPTGGGKSLCYQIPALVRDGVAVVVSPLIALMQDQVDALTAVGVRAGFLNSTQTLDARRRVEAAFLAGELDLLYLAPEALGVRSTLALLDRGRIGLFAIDEAHCVSQWGHDFRPDYLALSMLHERWPQVPRIALTATATSATRTEIATRLKLDDARHFVASFDRPNIQYRIVPKHEPRKQLLALLRDEHPGDAGIVYCLSRASVDKTAEFLTANGVAALPYHAGLDARTRAANQQRFLREDGLVMVATIAFGMGIDKPDVRFVAHLDLPKSVEGYYQETGRAGRDGLPSTAWLAYGLQDVVQQRKMIETSDGDLAHRRNLAAHLDAMLALCETVRCRRVQLLEYFGETTATACGNCDTCLTPPESWDGTVAAQKLLSAIFRLDRERNQRFGAGHCIDILLGKQTDKISQYGHDSLTVFGIGTELREAEWRGVVRQLLAEGLLAVEGDYGTLALTEASADVLGRRRTVTMRREPERPASSRSAKPRGSATVVAELAPAAASVFERLRGWRAATAKEQGVPAYVIFHDATLRQIASDAPGSLAELSRVSGVGENKLAKYGEQILAVLGDTTPA, from the coding sequence ATGGCTTCCCCCACCGACCTGCGTACCGAGGACGCGCTGCCGGTGCTGCGCCGGGTGTTCGGCTACGACGCCTTCCGCGGCTTCCAGCAGGAGGTGATCGACCACGTGGTCGCCGGCGGTGACGCGCTGGTGCTGATGCCCACCGGTGGTGGCAAGTCGCTGTGCTATCAGATCCCGGCCCTGGTCCGGGACGGCGTCGCGGTCGTCGTGTCCCCGCTGATCGCGCTCATGCAGGACCAGGTGGACGCGCTCACCGCGGTCGGCGTACGGGCCGGCTTCCTCAACTCGACCCAGACGCTCGACGCTCGACGCCGGGTCGAGGCAGCCTTCCTGGCCGGCGAGCTGGATCTGCTCTACCTGGCCCCGGAGGCGCTCGGCGTCCGGTCCACCCTCGCCCTGCTGGACCGTGGCCGGATCGGCCTGTTCGCGATCGACGAGGCGCACTGCGTGTCCCAGTGGGGGCACGACTTCCGCCCCGACTACCTGGCGCTGTCGATGCTGCACGAGAGGTGGCCGCAGGTCCCGCGGATCGCGCTGACCGCCACCGCGACCAGCGCCACCCGCACCGAGATCGCCACCCGGCTCAAGCTCGACGACGCCCGGCACTTCGTGGCCAGCTTCGACCGGCCCAACATCCAGTACCGGATCGTGCCCAAGCACGAGCCGCGCAAGCAACTGCTGGCCCTCCTGCGCGACGAGCACCCCGGCGACGCCGGGATCGTCTACTGCCTGTCCCGGGCCTCGGTGGACAAGACGGCCGAGTTCCTCACCGCCAACGGGGTCGCCGCGCTGCCCTACCACGCAGGGCTGGACGCGAGGACCCGCGCCGCCAACCAGCAGCGCTTCCTGCGCGAGGACGGCCTGGTGATGGTGGCCACCATCGCCTTCGGGATGGGCATCGACAAGCCCGACGTCCGCTTCGTCGCCCACCTCGACCTACCCAAGTCCGTCGAGGGCTACTACCAGGAGACCGGCCGCGCCGGCCGGGACGGCCTGCCGTCCACCGCCTGGCTGGCGTACGGGCTCCAGGACGTGGTCCAGCAGCGCAAGATGATCGAGACGTCCGACGGCGACCTCGCGCACCGCCGCAACCTCGCCGCGCACCTGGACGCGATGCTCGCACTCTGCGAGACGGTGCGCTGCCGGCGGGTCCAGCTGCTCGAATACTTCGGCGAGACGACGGCGACGGCGTGCGGCAACTGCGACACCTGCCTCACCCCGCCGGAGTCCTGGGACGGCACGGTGGCCGCGCAGAAGCTACTCTCCGCCATCTTCCGCCTCGACCGCGAACGCAACCAGCGGTTCGGCGCCGGGCACTGCATCGACATCCTGCTCGGCAAGCAGACCGACAAGATCAGCCAGTACGGCCACGACTCGCTGACGGTCTTCGGCATCGGCACCGAACTGCGTGAGGCCGAGTGGCGGGGCGTGGTCCGGCAACTGCTCGCCGAAGGACTGCTCGCCGTGGAGGGCGACTACGGCACGCTGGCACTGACCGAGGCGAGCGCCGACGTGCTGGGCCGCCGGCGCACCGTCACGATGCGCCGCGAGCCGGAGAGGCCGGCGTCGAGCCGGTCGGCAAAGCCACGCGGCTCGGCCACCGTGGTCGCCGAGCTGGCCCCGGCCGCCGCGTCGGTCTTCGAGCGGCTGCGCGGCTGGCGGGCGGCCACCGCCAAGGAACAGGGCGTTCCGGCGTACGTCATCTTCCACGACGCGACGCTGCGGCAGATCGCCAGCGACGCGCCCGGCTCGCTGGCCGAGCTGTCGCGGGTCAGCGGGGTCGGCGAGAACAAGCTCGCCAAGTACGGCGAGCAGATCCTGGCCGTCCTCGGCGACACCACCCCGGCCTGA
- a CDS encoding C39 family peptidase, with the protein MRTDLIRKTALTAAGLAFTGGAIAGPVTAAYAASDAKPTSQTQSDRKPSGERQLGVRYEAQPNFYYCGPAAARNALSVQGKDISVDAMAKEMGTTEAGTNSINDITPVLNKETGKNDAYRSVEISTPAADGKQTDKLRADVVKTVDDGRAVVANIAGTSVDVDGTSHSFEGGHYISVVGYRDNGNVVKIADSADPNQASYEVTVEHLADWIATRGYATS; encoded by the coding sequence ATGCGTACCGATCTGATTCGTAAGACCGCTCTGACCGCTGCTGGACTCGCCTTCACCGGCGGCGCCATCGCCGGCCCCGTCACCGCCGCCTACGCCGCATCCGATGCCAAGCCCACCAGCCAGACCCAGTCCGACCGCAAGCCCTCGGGTGAGCGCCAGCTGGGTGTGCGCTACGAAGCGCAGCCGAACTTCTACTACTGCGGCCCCGCCGCCGCCCGCAACGCCCTGTCCGTGCAGGGCAAGGACATCAGCGTTGACGCCATGGCCAAGGAAATGGGCACCACCGAGGCCGGCACCAACTCCATCAACGACATCACCCCGGTGCTGAACAAGGAAACCGGTAAGAACGACGCCTACCGCAGCGTCGAGATCAGCACCCCCGCCGCTGACGGCAAGCAGACCGACAAGCTGCGCGCCGACGTGGTGAAGACCGTGGATGACGGTCGGGCTGTGGTGGCGAACATCGCCGGCACCAGCGTCGACGTCGACGGCACCAGCCACTCCTTCGAGGGTGGGCACTACATCAGCGTCGTCGGCTACCGCGACAACGGCAACGTGGTGAAGATCGCCGACTCGGCCGATCCGAACCAGGCCTCCTACGAGGTCACCGTCGAGCACCTCGCCGACTGGATCGCCACCCGCGGCTACGCCACCAGCTGA